Proteins encoded in a region of the Pseudomonas denitrificans (nom. rej.) genome:
- the serB gene encoding phosphoserine phosphatase SerB, giving the protein MREIVLINITGEDRPGLTAAITGVLAQGGVNILDIGQAVIHDTLSFGILVEIPDNERASSVLKDVLFTAYKLDQQVRFTPVSEDDYRQWVGGQGKPRHIVTLLTRRVTAEQLQRVSSITAKYGLNIDQIDRLSGRMPLDMPADEGKGCIEFSVRGEPADPAALRAEFLSVAQELNVDIAFQQDSVFRRNRRLAVFDMDSTLIEAEVIDELAKAAGVGEQVSEITERAMRGELDFRASFKERLALLQGLSEDVLEEIGASLRLTEGAETLFAELKRLGYKTAILSGGFSYFAKQLQAKLGIDYVFANELQIVDGKLTGVAIEPIVDAQRKADLLRELAAKEGLQLEQTIAVGDGANDLPMLGLAGLGVAFRAKPLVKQSAKQAISTLGLDGILYLLGFRDREGA; this is encoded by the coding sequence TTGCGCGAGATCGTCCTGATCAACATCACCGGGGAAGACCGCCCCGGCCTCACCGCGGCCATTACTGGCGTCCTGGCGCAGGGTGGCGTGAACATCCTCGATATCGGCCAGGCGGTGATCCACGACACCCTGTCCTTCGGCATCCTGGTGGAAATCCCGGATAACGAGCGGGCCTCGTCGGTGCTCAAGGACGTGCTGTTCACGGCCTACAAGCTCGACCAGCAGGTGCGCTTCACGCCGGTCTCCGAAGACGACTACCGCCAGTGGGTCGGTGGCCAGGGCAAGCCCCGCCACATCGTCACCCTGCTGACTCGCCGGGTGACCGCCGAGCAGTTGCAGCGGGTCAGCTCGATCACCGCCAAGTACGGCCTGAACATTGACCAGATCGATCGCCTGTCCGGGCGCATGCCGCTGGATATGCCGGCCGACGAGGGCAAGGGCTGCATCGAATTCTCCGTGCGTGGCGAGCCTGCTGATCCGGCTGCCCTGCGCGCCGAGTTCCTCAGCGTGGCCCAGGAGCTGAACGTCGACATCGCCTTCCAGCAGGACTCGGTGTTCCGCCGCAATCGTCGCCTGGCGGTGTTCGACATGGACTCGACGCTGATCGAGGCCGAAGTGATCGACGAGCTGGCCAAGGCCGCCGGCGTCGGCGAGCAGGTGTCCGAGATCACCGAGCGTGCCATGCGCGGCGAGCTGGACTTCCGTGCCAGCTTCAAGGAGCGCCTGGCGCTGTTGCAGGGCCTCTCCGAGGATGTTCTGGAAGAGATCGGTGCCTCGCTGCGCCTGACGGAGGGCGCCGAAACCCTGTTCGCCGAACTCAAGCGCCTGGGTTACAAGACGGCCATTCTTTCCGGTGGCTTCAGCTACTTCGCCAAGCAGCTGCAGGCGAAGCTGGGCATCGACTATGTGTTCGCCAACGAGCTGCAGATCGTCGACGGCAAGCTGACCGGCGTGGCCATCGAACCCATCGTCGACGCTCAGCGCAAGGCCGACCTGCTGCGCGAGCTGGCGGCGAAGGAAGGTCTGCAACTGGAGCAGACGATTGCCGTGGGCGACGGCGCCAACGACCTGCCGATGCTTGGCCTGGCCGGCCTGGGCGTGGCGTTCCGCGCCAAGCCGCTGGTCAAGCAGTCGGCCAAGCAGGCGATCTCCACCCTCGGGTTGGATGGCATCCTGTACCTGCTCGGCTTCCGTGACCGCGAAGGCGCCTGA
- a CDS encoding calcineurin, protein MKALTPLLAGCLLLGGCGDSDTQDVVERDQAFFRQHPLPALEIASGGGSFVLPLLPDTQFYAENNHRKRHLFRSEQRFPDLPYQPALAFFAQTFWLAKYAEVLQVPLVVHLGDVVENAGVATQWQTASGAMRTLEERGVPYSIATGERDVHEEASTDDRRSFLDRFADHFGPERAAWQSTYVGSDPKGLSQVHLFQRYGQSFLLLALDWSPSEATLAWAQKVIDEHPHVPVILASHSILRRSAGGVAELSREDNARGALLWDRLIRRNDQVFLTLNAHADGAAHTRMLNDLGHSVDMVMVDYQHQYLGGNGLLQLLELDLRRNSLAGLSLSPWVLWKRQVYPQAYKPCATPQALQDCDQLMPEDSPGWDNRFHIELDYQARFSSFQGYTAQLPLPSTQAPLLEQLQVQLGKR, encoded by the coding sequence GAAAGCACTAACACCCTTGCTTGCCGGCTGCCTGTTGCTGGGCGGCTGCGGCGATTCCGATACCCAGGATGTGGTCGAGCGGGACCAGGCGTTCTTCCGCCAGCACCCCTTGCCAGCGCTGGAGATCGCCTCCGGCGGCGGCAGCTTCGTGCTGCCCTTGTTGCCCGATACCCAGTTCTACGCGGAGAACAATCACCGCAAGCGTCACCTGTTCCGCAGCGAACAGCGCTTCCCCGACCTGCCGTACCAGCCGGCGCTGGCGTTCTTCGCGCAGACTTTCTGGCTGGCCAAGTACGCCGAGGTACTGCAGGTCCCGCTGGTGGTGCACCTGGGCGACGTGGTGGAAAACGCTGGTGTCGCCACCCAGTGGCAGACCGCCAGCGGCGCCATGCGCACGCTGGAGGAGCGCGGCGTGCCCTATAGCATCGCCACGGGCGAACGTGACGTACACGAAGAGGCCAGCACGGATGACCGTCGCTCCTTCCTCGACCGCTTCGCGGATCACTTCGGCCCCGAGCGCGCCGCCTGGCAGAGTACCTACGTCGGCAGCGACCCCAAGGGCCTGAGCCAGGTGCACCTGTTCCAGCGCTACGGCCAGTCGTTCCTGCTGCTGGCGCTGGACTGGAGCCCCTCCGAGGCCACCCTGGCATGGGCGCAGAAGGTCATCGACGAGCATCCCCATGTGCCGGTGATTCTCGCCTCGCACAGCATCCTGCGGCGCAGCGCCGGAGGCGTGGCGGAGCTGTCCCGCGAAGACAACGCCCGCGGCGCACTGCTGTGGGACCGGCTGATTCGCCGTAACGATCAGGTCTTCCTCACCCTGAACGCCCATGCCGATGGCGCAGCGCACACGCGGATGCTCAACGACCTGGGGCACAGCGTGGACATGGTGATGGTCGACTACCAGCACCAGTACCTGGGTGGTAACGGCCTGCTGCAGCTGCTGGAACTGGACCTGCGGCGCAACAGTCTCGCCGGTTTGTCGCTGTCGCCCTGGGTGCTGTGGAAGCGTCAGGTCTACCCGCAGGCCTACAAGCCCTGCGCGACGCCACAGGCCCTGCAGGATTGCGATCAACTGATGCCGGAGGATTCTCCCGGCTGGGACAACCGCTTCCACATCGAGCTGGATTACCAGGCGCGGTTCAGCAGCTTCCAGGGCTACACCGCGCAGCTGCCTTTGCCGAGCACGCAGGCGCCGTTACTGGAGCAGCTTCAGGTGCAGCTGGGCAAGCGCTGA
- a CDS encoding metal-dependent hydrolase, which yields MTTLITHPLPALAVGLALGSRFIPPRLLLAGMLAACLPDLDVVAFKLGIAYNDAFGHRGFSHSLLFAACMGVLGALCCRLLGSGPLKAGLWVGLATASHSVLDAMTDGGLGVAWFWPWSDQRYFLPLHPIEVSPIGLSRFLSPRGLEVLISEARWVWLPCLGVALGGIGLRHALRRND from the coding sequence ATGACCACCCTGATTACCCACCCCCTGCCCGCACTCGCCGTGGGTCTTGCGCTCGGCTCGCGCTTCATCCCGCCGCGCCTGCTGCTGGCCGGCATGCTCGCCGCCTGCCTGCCCGACCTCGATGTGGTCGCCTTCAAGCTGGGCATTGCCTACAACGACGCCTTCGGCCATCGCGGCTTCAGCCATTCCCTGCTGTTCGCGGCGTGCATGGGGGTGCTCGGGGCGCTGTGCTGCCGCCTGCTGGGCAGCGGCCCGCTGAAGGCCGGCCTGTGGGTGGGACTCGCCACCGCGTCGCACAGTGTGCTGGATGCAATGACCGACGGCGGCCTGGGCGTCGCCTGGTTCTGGCCGTGGAGCGATCAGCGCTACTTCCTGCCGCTGCACCCCATCGAAGTCTCGCCCATCGGCCTGTCGCGCTTCCTCAGCCCGCGCGGGCTGGAGGTACTGATCTCGGAGGCGCGCTGGGTCTGGCTGCCCTGCCTGGGCGTGGCGCTGGGCGGTATCGGCCTGCGCCACGCCCTGCGGCGCAACGACTGA